The sequence below is a genomic window from Cicer arietinum cultivar CDC Frontier isolate Library 1 chromosome 6, Cicar.CDCFrontier_v2.0, whole genome shotgun sequence.
CATCAAAGCTATGTTCATTATGATAGCCATTAGAGCTTAACAAATCACTCTGATCATAAGCATGACAAAAACTAATAGAAGTTTCCAACACTGTCTCCCAACTGACATCAACATTGTATTCCCCTTCAAGATCAATCAAAGGCTTCTCCTCTTCATTACCTTTCAAGTGTTGTTGTTGTCTTCCATCTTCTTCAGTGAAAACTGAACTAGATTCTTGATCAGACCAAGATGATGATGAAGACTCTGTCAACTGCCACATGCCACTCAAATAACTTCCCAATGCTTTGATTTGTATATGTGGTATTGGTTCTAACAAAGGGTATTCATAGTAACCACACAACCCTTTTGCTTTACACCATTCATAGAACTCACAAAGCTTATTTGTTTGTACTGCTGCTTTCTTGTATATATTAAAAGCAGCTATGCAGTTCCTATAAGACATCTCAAAAAGATTCTCCAAAACAATTACTATTTCACATCTGAACTTGGTGTAGCAAACGAAACTGTCACGAATTATGTGTTTCATTGCAGACTGGACAATGAAACTTCTTGTTGCAACTCCAATAGGGTAACAATCTATCACCCTATCAATGATGCTCTGAAGTTGTGGCAAGATTTCAAGTATCTCACccatttctttcattttttcttgaaaagtttcatctttttcttctGGGTGTTGTTGGTTTTTGAATTTCTTGCAATCCAAGGCAACACAGTTGAGTGCTTCATCAATTAGTTGTGCATAGGAAGTCACAAATCTTGTGTAGGAAATGGAACAtgttgatgaagaagaagtaGAGTCCTTGAAATGACAAGGGTAAAGAGAGATCAAACCATTGGAACGAGTCCATAAGAGTTCATTCCATAAGGTAGAGTTTCCTTGAACAGAACGAAGCAACCGGTGGAGAAGGATCAGAGACTTGAGTGCTACCCTCCAACTATTAGTAGTGCCGAATCGACGAGTGAAGCTGATGGCGAAAGAGTGACACGAAGATGGAGATATTGAGAAGAGTTTCAAGAGATGTTGTATGTATTTTTCATGAACTGGTAAATCATCAGGTGATGTTGCTTTTATGATGATCAGATTCATATCAGAAAACCCTGCAGCTGAAGCAATTTTCGCATAACTTATATAACTTTGCTCTTTTAGAGAAGTATAAACTTTCTTGAACCTCCTCTTCATGCTTGttagttttctttttctctcttgtggAAAAGACTAGAGTTGATGAATtaagaggaaaaaaaacaaCCTTAATAATAAAGTTGGTGAATTGTTTCATTGTTATTTGTCACTATATATCTATGCCAAAGTGgcaaatgatgtttttttagtCTTTGGTTTTGTCGAGGCTGCAACTACAAGGAAAGAAGTTGTATTGTAATCAAAATAAGGAGGAAAAATCAGCTAAAAAAACTATTGCATATTGAAAGAGACAGAAGCCTGCAAAATTGTAGCCTTAAGGTTTGGATTTAATGTATGaattttgaaaatcctgatggAAAAGAagtgaaaaaattgaattatattgtagaagAAATTTTTTTGGTGTCTTTGCCAGCATTTTATTGCTGCTGCATTGCATGGTATAACTAAGAAAAATTTACTAGAGCCAAGTTTTATTCAACTGGTTAACGAGTttcactaaaaaataaatcgctCACAAGAATTTAAGTTCAAATTctgatgaaaatattttttttaccggACTTCACTTatcttttaatcaatctttaaattattttgaaatccatAAAATATTCACCAGCTTACAGCtgtatatacatatacaatGATGATTTCCTTTGTATTTAACTTAGCTAGTCGGCAAAATgaactatattttatattattattactgcAGGCAGGTTTCCCAATTCAGTTAATTAAACCATTAATTTAACTACTACCCTGTCCCATAAAATCtcttgataatttttatttcctttttataaatttttttatttttcaattttaataattatttttttataaacatatcTCTAATtaattcacatttttttaacaaacaaTTAATATCATTTAACTAATATTCTCCCTTAGACGGTAAACGTGTacaattaataacttttttaatttctgTAATTTCGTctatgaaattttatattttgagtaATATGTATTGAACTCAATTTGACTTACCCTTAACAATATCAACATCATTAATTTTTCACCAAGAAAGAAATTGCCAGATGCTACGTTAAGGAAAATGCTGTGACAAgaaatcaaaaggaaaataTCACTGAAAAGCTAATTCACAATTACTGAATAGTGTCACCACTACCTTTAGGCTAATAAAGTTAGATCTTTAGGTttctaatttgttttataatattaatgtttaaaattagCATTCATTTAATAGAttgaattcttttgaatttcagtTTTAGAtgtcttattctttaaaatttaattaataagtaTCTTagatttttgatattttttaaaattaatttagaatttttgaaTGAATAATGTCTCTTTGAAATCACTTTTTTCACTTTGATGTCTCTTTGAAATCACTTTTTTCAAATGAATAATGTGATAAGCGAAAAACTCATCAACCACCGTTACTTAAATAAACTCAGAATTTATTATAATGTACATGTACTATTGACATTTGATTTgttaatcaataatttaaaaaaataaataaataaacacgaCGACACAATTCGCACATCAATTttgcaaaattgattttaatattttaatgactaaatataaattatataattgtttACTATACATAAAAgtagttttaatatattaataatataaatttttttatactgtCTTCATAACTttaagttatatataataaGGATGTAAAGAAAgttatatatgttttaaaagtTAAACTCTTTGAAACGTTcaactattataattaataaataatataaaatatatttttaatattaatggatataaattaaattaaaagtaaataaaagcGAGagaaataaactataaattcaatttaaataagattaaatgattttttaattaacattaaaattatattaaactatCAGTTTAATTACTCTGAATAatttgattgttgtaattgattaataaaattaaaaaaaaaaattataatatttttcatgtatacaaattaaaatcttaaattatttattatttaaataaaaaatagtaaaatcaaCCAATTATGCTAGTCGTATTTATTAGTCTTATAACTGTTTCGTATTATTAAGCATTTTCCTAATTCTATATTGAAGGGTGTTTAAGTAATTTGAAAAACCCTAACTGGTGATATATATTCTTCACAAACCTTCGCCATTTGGCGGTTGTTCGCGGCGGAGGGAGATTCCAAAATGGAGCAGGTGCAGTGCTTCGGCCGTAAGAAGAATGCGGTGGCAGTGACACACTGCAAGAAAGGTCGTGGTCTCATTAAGATCAATGGCTGCCCAATCGAACTCATCGAGCCTGAGATTCTCCGTTTCAAGGCATATGAGCCAATCCTCCTTCTCGGAAGGCACCGTTTCGCCGGCGTCGATATGAGGATCAGAGTGAAGGGAGGAGGACACACTTCTCAGATCTATGCCATCAGACAGAGTATCGCGAAGGCTTTGGTTGCATACTATCAGAAATATGTGGATGAACAGAGTAAGAAGGAGATCAAGGATATTCTTGTCCGTTATGATCGTACTCTTCTTGTTGCTGATCCTAGACGCTGTGAGCCTAAGAAGTTTGGTGGTCGTGGTGCTCGTGCTAGGTTCCAGAAATCTTAtcgttaaattattttctatttactGTACTTTTTTCTTTCGGATAATGATAGTCTTTCATGATTTTCAGTACTCTCTGAATTGCTATGCTCTTTTTTTAATTGAGATTGCGATTTTAATGCAATTCTTACAAAACAGTTTTGCTTAATTTTATTGTGTGCATGCTTATTATAATTACTgtattttttatcctttttaaCTGGAATTTGTTTGCGTTTGAATTGGTAGTACAGTTGAAATGATGTTTGTTTTTAGGAACGAATTTAGGTGTAAATGCAATTGCAAAGTTGTGAAGGTTAGGGGTAATGATAAGTTGTTGACAGTGTACACTCATGAAGAATGAATTAGACATtcataaaaatgaagaagaaaattgataaatatatttgcAAGGGCTCTGACCTTTGAATCTCAACAAATTCTTTGATATCCTTCTCTGTAGTAGCCACTGATACATTGCTTACCTTAACTGTTTTTATCTtccaaaagtaaaaaataaatcaacttttaGATTTCTCCATCAAGAGATAACTGAAATAGATAAACTTCTCAGTAATTTGGCATCAGACAAATACCAACACAGGGCTTGTTTTGAAGGATTAACCAAAAttaaagtcaaaattaataaatacaatttgTCAAATGAAACcgaaatttgttttctttgagCCAGTTTGAGTCCTCTATGCATTTATGGATCTGTAgtctataataaaatagtattatcTGTATTCTTATTATTAGTTTTCTGATGATGTTGTTGCATATGGTTTCGAGTTTTGTTGCAAAAGGCATGCATATATTCTACAATCACAATGATAACCAATactattatgtaacaatttcttCCTCACATCTGAAACTTGAATTGTCCAATTTGGGGTAACTGTAGATTGGGGAATAGCTCCAACCCCTTTATCTGAATGGTCTACTGGAGCCTGCACATCAAATGCTAAAAGTTAGGAAACAAATGTTTATTGAAGCTCATGAACTATACGCTGATCCAAACGAACAATTTAATTAAACGCTTCTAGCATAAACATGTAAGTGATTACTATAAGTTATTTCtatgataaaaatcaaattaaattgaattgttTTCATATAAGGCGTTagttatcaaatatatatattttattatttattaatgttattttttattattatattcataataatattttttattttaaattatatcaattagacaatcactcggTAATCATTCTATATTCAGTAGCCGTTCCAaatattcggtagtcattcaattagtcaatcactcagcaATTAGTCAATCATATTTGGTCAATCATATTTGcttgagaggtaataattggtgcgtttgtttcagaaaaaaatttattctttgaaatcaaaaattattttcttaggGTTTAAgagatgtttgtttcagattttttttaaattattttgttagaaaaattattttttgtttaatatatagagatatgtacattgatattggtatgtggagagcatgtggtatgagtataacatttaaatattttaatgtaaataaggcttttaaataggcttctagGTCAGACCAAACTTCTAAAAAGGTCAAGCCAGACTTTTCTAAAAGGTTAGGTCAggccagaaaaaaaaaaacatatgataTGTCGtagccaggcttaggcctaaaaaattaatcgtatgaCAAACTCGTGTCTTTCAAAGCTTGACTTGACCTATTCCCACCTCTACTTGTAAAAGTCTCATTTTGAAtaactttaaaatgaattaaaatttctctAATGAGAATTGTGAGAGAGATGTATATCTTCTTTGAGTTCTTGAATTAGAATTTGTTTGAATCTTATCAATGTATTTCTTACCATTGTGGCGATTCCACATTGACTTATCAATCATCCTTGATTGTGGCGTcttcttaattttctttatctaacctatgtttatttgtttttgtttttttccttttattttatcactttatcTCAATAAATCACTTGGGCAGATCTTCAATCTCATGTAGAAGTACTCAAATCCACATCACTCTTACTTATTTTcgattctataaaatttatgtatattttttttcaataaaaaataagttagaGATAAAAAGTATGCATACTTAGTTTAGTTTGTGAATTAAAGaacaacaaatttaataaaaacgtctcacattcaaataaaaaaaaaaattaacataacaacTAATTAACTgctattttcttataaaaaatggaagatcataaaatattaaaaaagacatCTTAATTTTTTGGTGAAATATAAAGGTGCAGCATCTTGTTTTATTTATGTGTTTCTTTCTACaaattcattaataaaaattgaacaaatcTCACACAATTAATCTCtgacttttaaattaaaagatacatttaaaaaaaaatcatagaaCATTTAGTCAACACTAAACCGCCAATTTAAGTatgttttaaaagttttaagcTATAATAAAATAGGAGACATTAAATTTGTGTTGATATTTTGTTCTCTTCAATTTGATTTTATGGTGAAATCAAAATGTCCCACgtcttgttttaattttatgtttggtTGTACAAATATACACCATATATACAATACATTCATAGAACATATAGTTAGGCTCTGATTGAGGAGATGAAAgcgattgatattaaaattcTTGTTTTAATGGATGCAAATACAATTTTATGTATGTTGTGCTTGTGGTAACAAGAAAAAGTGGTACATCATTTTGGTACATGAAACTTCTCTATGTTTATTTGGTATGTGTATTTCGTCGTCTAGGGATATCTTTGGTCATGTATGGGAATTGGctattctttttttgtttttcttgtagCCTTCTAAGCCCCTAAATGTAAAGTTATGAagtgatttattattatttgacacTTGTGAGaaatttaagtattttaaaatgAGTGTATTAtttctaagaaaaattattattaccaGGGATTAGACACATGAAATAGGTCCGTCGATTTTGACACTAGTAATTACATGATTTCTGCCAAAGTCGAAATGATGATATTTAGTTAATTGATAAAACCATATTTtgtaagatttaaaaaaaatttattttattttatcttattttgtaattttgtttcagatttttttttatttcatttaattatgagaaaataaaagaatacaAACTGTTAAAATCTTGTCAAATTTAAATGCAAAAATATATAAGATCCAATCTAAAATGATACAAGTCTAACATTTGAGCcatatataataatacaatatgagtataaattatcatatatttatCGTTTGTTGGTCGTACCCTGGATTTAAAAGAGAAAGAATACTTGccataaaaatagaaacaaaatttgTTTCTATTATCTTGTATTAGAGataatagcaaaaaaaaaaaaaaatatatatatatatatatatatatatatatatatatatatatatatataaaaggcgTGCAGAATTcgaattaaaatcataaacactttaaactttGGACTGTATAGTGAGAACAAAGTGTcttgtattttgaaaaaaaatatattttttttagaattttttttaattgatgaatacttttattatttattttattttctgtatGTCAGTAAATAATTAAGCTATCTTCTATAATATTTGGTGAATCTTGtgattaacatattttttaaatatatcttagatttaattttagttttattttaaatttttgttgtttatctcaattaaattattatgttgTTCTATTTATATGTTTGAGACGGTAAACATTTGCATACTTTAATCAATCAGTTGACTAGTGATCAGTTATAATTATTTGATAGATATATATGATGTTtgagattaatatttttgtatgatgaaatatatatattaatctttCAACATCCTGGTTCTTTATGCTTTCtcttgattatattttttatatgatcaatcaaataattaatttaaagaaaataatattagattgaaatatcaatatttgttaATAGTTTTAATGAGGGGTTGATAATTGAAAAACAAACAAGGAATCatataaaactattattttggGTATTGGTGCTACAAGCCATGACATTAAATTTTATCGCCGTTTATTTAAAGTTGTGTcgttatctatttttattttaatttgttacacttttgtgatatttttattatcataaaaaaatcataatttttattaatataaataatataaaacattaattaatttgatagttattcaataaattaatgtgaatacaataatatcatatattaCTATTTGACAAACTcgtatatttatcaattttgcGCAACATTTATTACAATAACACACGCATTTACCTATTTGTATATGGATTAGGttacatattatattattttcatttctatCCTATGTAATGTATTCATATTTGccaatcaaaaataaattgtcATGTAGATGAACATTTTTTTGTGCAATCATGGTAGATGGACATTATACTACTTGTTTGTACAATAGAGACCACATTTCATTTGTCTAAACAATGGTagatttattcatttacttttaTAATTGGAAAGATTAAGTTTATATGATGTCAAAAAAAGCAGTTTATATgttgtcaaaaaaattgaatgtaatttagttaaataaaaattaacaagattttaaataaaaaaaaatattattaaaataagtgACACTAATAATCATAAACATCTctttaaaatttacaatttgATCATTGATGTTATCCGATCAGATTCTCACTACTAAACAAACATCataacaatattataaaaaattgaatttaatgaaaaaatatcgttggaataatataatattacacTGTACCaacaattagaaaatataatgaaTTAGTTAAACTACTAGGATGAGATAAAATGCAATATACCACAAATCCTATAAAGATTTTGGTAAGTGTGCGAgagtatataaaaatacataaattaaaattagttatataaaaaaaacataataaaatatttatacacaTTAGCAcattaaagaaataaaactaacataaatatttttatattatcaaccaattataaaacacaatttacataaattttaagtAGATGTAATAAATTAAGTAACAAAAAGTTAGttacaataaaattaagtaaacaaaaagttaaatacaataaatttaagtaaaaaatagttagatataataaaattgtcaaattcTTTTAAGGATTAAACGAACATTGACCAATAATAGGGGTGGTCATGGGTACGACACAAATTCGCTCACTCAAATCAATCAAATTCGTTTATTGATCTAACTCATCAAAGTTTAAGCTTATTtctgaataaattaattaaaacttaatTATGTTTGATTCGGgtaacatatttaatattttaaactcaCGAACCCGAAAACTCAATCAATTAAcggataatatatatttttatttatttttttactattgatgtatagttaaaatttaattgttggactatatttgagagtttgttgttaatttaattatttgaagtgTTTTATTGTGTCTGTGAATAAATTTTAAGCATTGAATGATACATTgcgatataattttattatttttttagatgtttctaatatttaaatttaattacatttaaaataaataaattatttactatccGTGAATCCAATTCAACCCGTAAATACTCAGGTTGGTTTGATTTAAGTTAGatgaaaaaattatgaattgaGCTTTCAAtgcaatataaataaaattgatcgaTTCACTGTGTCAGATTTAGTAAAAAAAGACTCAATCTAATTTATGTACATCATTGATCaataacataattatttttttacaatgtcAATGTTAGTATGTATGTATTAAATCtgaaataaatttatgaattcaatataaattagttaaaacgATTTTcctaaataaatatcaaaattgtattaaattatttattaatttttgtttcaataaaagtaGAGTAAAATaagtccaaaaaaaaaaaaaaatcaatcaaatttaaaatacaagGCACTTTACGTACTTGGAGCTTGTAGGGTAATTTCAATAATTGAAGGGGCTCTTCAGTACTTTACAAATTCCTAACCGTTATATATAACCGTCACTCTGAAATCCCAAACCCTAATTTATGTTTGCATCTATTTGCATTGGTGTAGTTTGCGGCGGCGCGAGGGTCTAAAATGGAGCAGGTGCAGTGCTTCGGCCGTAAGAAGAATGCGGTGGCAGTGACACACTGCAAGAAAGGTCGTGGTCTCATTAAGATCAATGGCTGCCCAATCGAACTCATCGAGCCTGAGATTCTCCGTTTCAAGGCCTATGAGCCCATTCTCCTTCTCGGAAGGCACCGTTTCGCCGGTGTCGATATGAGGATCAGAGTGAAGGGAGGAGGACATACTTCTCAGATCTATGCCATCAGACAGAGCATCGCGAAGGCTTTGGTCGCATATTATCAGAAATATGTGGATGAACAGAGTAAGAAGGAGATCAAGGATATTCTTGTCCGTTATGATCGTACTCTTCTTGTTGCTGATCCTAGACGTTGTGAGCCGAAGAAATTTGGTGGTCGTGGTGCTCGTGCTAGGTTCCAGAAGTCCTATCGTTAAACTGTttgttatttattgtatttttttctttcagataATGAAATTGTCTTTCATAATTTTCAGTACTCTCTGAATTGCTATACTCCTTTTTTTAATTGAGATTGAGATTTTAATGCAATTGTTACAAAACAGTTTCGCTTGATTTTATTTGtgtgaattttttaattgatttatacaGTTTTACTGGAATTTGTTTGCGGTTGAATTGGTTGTTTCGTTGAAATGGCGTTTGTTTTGTAGGAACATAATTAGGTTTGAATGCAACTGTATAATTGTGAATGTCAAGGATAATGATAAGTTGTTGGAGAATCAATTAGGATGGATTGAGATTTAGAGTTTAATGTGGTTTATTATATCTGTTGATTTCATTCAATCGTGATACTTGATCTGGTGTTAAATCACAATGTTTCTTTGACCTTTGAATACAATTATTAATCGATGTTGCTTTGATTACATTTCTGTGGATgctttttgattaatttttattcaaaatcgAAGTATTAATATATACACATTTCGACTTGAATTGATTAAATTGTTTGATTTAGATGAATGGTGTTTGTCATTATTCAAAGTTCTGAATGTAAAAATTAAGATATGTTGTTGATACTGTGCCTTGTTGGAAAAACAGTTATAATGGAATGAGTTTTTTGGATACTTGTGGTGTTTGACATTGTTTGGGAAATATTGATGATGTTAGGGAATTGATACTTGTGGTGTTTAACATTGTTTGTTTGATTAATGTCTTTCTGGTTTTCTGCCATGTGGTCCTCTGGTTTTATATATTCGAAGTAAAAGTGTGGCATTTGCTTGCGATCCCCCACTGTCTCATCATATTCATCAGTTTAGTGCTATGAACTTTCATATATTGCTTGcgattggaaaaaaaaaaagctaacaTTACCAATTCCCAAAAATTATAATGGGAGTCTTAGCTTAAAGTGTTAATGCTGTGATAAGTGCCGACTAAtgtgtttttttcttctgtCATCTATCTTCCTTGGATTTGGACTCATGGATCATTTGCGTGGGGTTTAAGGGAgataaattataaatctaaatccaagGCCAATTCAGTGCTTTGTGAAGTGTTGTGCAGAATTCTATATGCATGCCCACAATAATAAGAGATGGAGTTAAGCCTAATATACATTCGGTTTAATTTCTATTGATCcaaccaaaatattattaacccTTTTTAAGAATGACAGACAAatgcatttaattttatttatttatttaaaacaaaaaatataatacattatTATCATACTCTTACTTATAATGATCATTTTTCACAATATTGATGAACTAATGCAAtgatattttttgaataataacATTCAATGTCGATGGATTGATTGGCAtttgtttgtttatatttaagtaGTTGGAGGAAATATGGAATATTGAGAACCAAAGTGATAATAAATTCATTGCATCATGAGTATTGAATATGGAGAACCAAAGTGATAAATAAATTCATTGCAACCATGAGTGAATGCTGTGTGAAATATAAATGATTCAAATTTCCATCCATAAGGTGAATTCATctatagaaaagaaaaattattcaaataacaCAATTTTAGTGAGAGTTAGTCCCTACTTTTGAATCAGTCCTCCCAATTAAATTGAAAACTCttggtaaaaaagaaaaattaatgataaattttaattattatttttttcattgaaaaataAGCTGaagatacaaaaatattaataacttatttttaGATGAAATCAAAACGTAAACATCTTGTTTTACTAAGGTGTTTCTTTCTACAAATATGCACTACATATATAgaataataaatcaataaattttggaAGATTAATTCTAActttcaattgaaatattaaatatcccttaattttgttttcttcataAAACAGTCAACACTAAACCGGGGGTTTCCAATATGTTTTAAAAGTGttgaattataataaaataggagacattttaattaaaaaaaaatgggacATCAAATTTGTGTTCATATTTTCAAGTTTATTTTATGGTGAAATCCAAATGTGTCGCGtcttgttttttaaatatatgtttcgGTGTACAAACATGCACAATGTGGGATATATCAATAGAATATATAGTCAACACTATTTAGATatgttttaaaaagtttaagaaTATATGGTCAAGGAATAgtgaaattgataaatattgatactattattttaaatgtcttGTTTTGGATTTCAACATGATATTTTCGATTCCATATACGTTTATAGTGATATTTTACTATTTcttcaaaagataaaaaaaaaataaagtttaagaatatataaataaattttaagacgtaatattttgataaaataattaaattaaatattatatattaaggtgtatttatagtttttttctttctacatGTTTCCTTTATTGAAGATAATACCATTCAAATATTATTAGATATTAAATACAAATACATTTTCTAATCatgattcaaaatatatttcCTTTATTGAAGATAATACCATTCAAATATTATTAGATATTAAATACAAATACATTTTCTAATCATGATTCAAAATATAGTTCATCACACTATAAAAGAGTAACCATTTTTTTGCTAAACTCAACTATCATTAATAATGTTTAatataagttattaattttttttttcagtaggTTATTAAACTTTTATGAtctaatacttttatttttaaatataaatatatatgagtTTGGAAAACACCTTTAGacattaattatttgttatatattgtttgtTGTGTGtgttaatttttcaatttattataaaaaatagacaCCCACACTAATTTAGAGTTTACTCATAGATACTACAATCAAATTATAGATTGTTTAATTTCAAGATTAAATTTAAGCACTACTGAAATAAGTCTACTTCAAACGAAAATTATTAACTATTGATATTGTTAATTCGCTATAAGCTATgcattttttgtgaaaaaatagTTGACGCAGCatctaattttttaagaaaaatgagttttcattttttaaatttttttataagtaaatgtTATTTTAGATGAGTTTAAGTTGTTGgaaaattatagataaattaatatgataaattaaaaacagtTAAATGAAGtaataaaaattctaaaaataattaatttaatatacttatctaattttaatattttttaattatcctTACCAATTATAGTTGATCGTgaataatctaatttttttaaaatttaatagataaAAGCAGTCAATATCATTTTATACTAACATCATATATGTGTTACTCGATGTGTAGTGGtgtaatataaaatgaatgaattcttattgaatttatttttcttaaactaattttaaagaaaaatacaaacataTAACCGGATAGTAGTGATTCGGGTTCAAGATACCGTACCACTCCGAAACGGGTCGGAT
It includes:
- the LOC101510283 gene encoding putative clathrin assembly protein At5g57200; the protein is MKRRFKKVYTSLKEQSYISYAKIASAAGFSDMNLIIIKATSPDDLPVHEKYIQHLLKLFSISPSSCHSFAISFTRRFGTTNSWRVALKSLILLHRLLRSVQGNSTLWNELLWTRSNGLISLYPCHFKDSTSSSSTCSISYTRFVTSYAQLIDEALNCVALDCKKFKNQQHPEEKDETFQEKMKEMGEILEILPQLQSIIDRVIDCYPIGVATRSFIVQSAMKHIIRDSFVCYTKFRCEIVIVLENLFEMSYRNCIAAFNIYKKAAVQTNKLCEFYEWCKAKGLCGYYEYPLLEPIPHIQIKALGSYLSGMWQLTESSSSSWSDQESSSVFTEEDGRQQQHLKGNEEEKPLIDLEGEYNVDVSWETVLETSISFCHAYDQSDLLSSNGYHNEHSFDGMWEIPTYNTASYNPFSQQNYESSYYGRICS
- the LOC101512651 gene encoding small ribosomal subunit protein uS9-like encodes the protein MEQVQCFGRKKNAVAVTHCKKGRGLIKINGCPIELIEPEILRFKAYEPILLLGRHRFAGVDMRIRVKGGGHTSQIYAIRQSIAKALVAYYQKYVDEQSKKEIKDILVRYDRTLLVADPRRCEPKKFGGRGARARFQKSYR
- the LOC101512960 gene encoding small ribosomal subunit protein uS9-like, which codes for MEQVQCFGRKKNAVAVTHCKKGRGLIKINGCPIELIEPEILRFKAYEPILLLGRHRFAGVDMRIRVKGGGHTSQIYAIRQSIAKALVAYYQKYVDEQSKKEIKDILVRYDRTLLVADPRRCEPKKFGGRGARARFQKSYR